The genomic region ACCTTCATAAACCAAACCAACCCCAATATTACCTGAATTCTCCAAACCCAAAAATGTTACCTGGATGTCTCATTGCATATTTCTATATAAATTGAATTCGTTGAATTCGAATTAAGGTAGTAAGTGTTAAATCGAATCTAATGGATTCGAATTGCTTGAAGTTGTGATTCAAAGATAAATCGAATTCAAACAATTCAAATTAGGGCATCCTCTACTAAATCGATTCTATCAGCCTCGATTTATATGGACTACACTAAATCGAATCAACAAGGGTAGTAAATCAAATCTATTAAATTCGAATTACAGTGAGTATTAGCTTTGATAAATCGAAACTattagattcgatttactatgaaatattccatatgCATAATTCGAAAGGGATTAATTCGATTTAGTATAGTCCTAACGTATATAAATACGAGCTAAACGTGAATTTTTTACCATAGTGGGACTCACAATGGCTAGTAATGAGAGTTTTTTAGTTCTGGTGCACTGCAGAGGGTCCATTAAGAAGAAAACGCAATCGAAAATTAAATTTACTAATGAGGACCCGCTGAGTGTTTGCCTCAAACCTTCGACGAGTTTCACTCAGTTTCAGAATACTATACTCCAGAAACTGGAGTTGCATGGCATAAAACGGGTGGAGAATTTATTCTATAGAATCCCAATTTTTGTGTTGCACGATGATGTGAAGTACGATTCGTTCGTCATCGGAAATGATAAAGATTTACAAGTTCTATTCCATTGTCATCGTCATTTTCCAGAGGTGAGGACCCATAAGTTGTTGGTGAAGCTTGTGGATGTGGTATGTAGTTCTGGAGGTTCAAACCAGAATCCTCAATCCTCAAGAATGCCAGCCTGCTCTAGTTCCATGCTTGTTGGTGTCTCGTCAGCTATTTTGGTGATTGTACCTAAGGCAGTTTTAGTTGCATCTCCATCCTTTGTAACTAATCTGAACTGCAGTCCTCGCGGAAGAATAGGTAAGACTGAACCATTAGGTGAGGCTGCGATTGCGATGCCCAGTACTCCTATTATGGTCCCAGTTTTCAGAGAGGATGGAGTACCGAATGGCGTTGAGGATGTactgcatgatgatgatgatcataTGGAGCCAGCCATGATAGCTGATGATAGTAATGATGACATAGCAAGGACTACTCCAGTTGTTAGTGGAAGAACATCTAATTTAGGAACTCATCAGTACCCTCCGTATTTTTCaactttggacttggatgccatgggGCAGCAAGGGGATCCGGGAGTACTTGTTGGTTTCGGGGCCAAAGATACACAAAATACAGTAACTGTATCTGAATTCCAAGTTGGTCATCAGTTTCAGGATAAAGAGGAGATCGTATTAAGCGTGAAGACTTATAGCATCCGCTGTGGGGTTGAGTACAAAGTGTTGGAATCTGATCATCGCAAGTACTATGTCAAGTGCAAGGAGTTCTGCAACAGGTGCACATGGCTCATTCGGGTTAGCCTCCGCCAGCACAGAGGTATTTTGGAGGTAAAATGGTACAATAGTCTACATACTTGTCTAGGCACGTCGATATCTAGTGATCACAAGATACTTGATTATCATGTCATATTGGCCTTCATACTACCCATGATTAGAGCTGATGCTGCCGACTCGATCAAGGTATTGCAGAATGCACCAGAGGCACACATCGGGTTTAGACTAACTTACAGGAGGGTTTGAATGGCTAAACAGAAGGCTGTGGCATAGATTTACAGAGATTGAGAAGATTCATACAATGATTTACCGCGATGGGTACTGGGTGTGCAGATCACGATGACAGGTAGTGTGGCAGTTTTGAGGATAAATCCTACACGGGTTGGTTGGCAAGTGAATGACTCATCAGCTTATTTCCATCGGCATTTCTGGACATTCCCACCATGTATCGAGACCTTCCGTAATTGCAAGGCATTGGTCAGTGTCGATGGGACCCACCTATATGGCAAAAATGGTGGTACACTGCTTGTCGCGATTGCTCAGGACGGCAACTCCAATATCATTCTTATTGCATTCGCTCTTGTAGAGGGTGAGAATACAGAGTCGTGGTCATTCTTTTTATCTCACCTTCAACAGCATATAACGCCTCAACTGGTTATTCTAGTCATATCAGATAGGCACAATGGGATAAAGGCTGCATTGGAGGCTTCTGATGGTGGCTGGCTTCTGCCTAATGCATACTGGACATTTTGTATTCGTCACGTGGTGACGAATTTCTCCCTGAGTTTCAAGGGCAAGGATGTACGGATGTTTTTAGTGAATGCTGCTTATGCTAAGACTGAGGTCGAGTTTCACTACTAGTTCAACATCTTCCACTCCGAAGATTCTGCAATGTGTGACAGGGCCAATCAGATTGAGTATGTCTAGTGTGGAACAGGGTTGATGCTGAAACCCACCAAACTGCGGCAGTACCCGATCAacctgatgccactctatgacaGCAAAATAGATCAATGCTGTTGCAGCCCTCCACAATGCCATATGCCGTGGCTTCAATATCTCGGAGTGCACCACTTGAATGATATCAGGCAAGCTATATGGAATCCTTCAGTAAAATAGAGTTCACTTTTCCTTCGTTGAACTCTTACATATATGTAATTAGAACCCAAATCAGTGAATACAACTCGATGTGGTATTTGATGGATGTGATGCATTGTAAATGATTGCAGCAAAGGACAATCGAGTTGTAATgttaaataaaaagaataagtttgagtaagaacaattatcaaattatcaaaagaataataatagAATGACtacattaaaaaatatcataaaaaattataacttGTACCTTAAAAAGATCAATGTCGAATAAAAACAAAGAATGTATTCTTATTCTACAAAGTAGTCcagaaaaaataacaaattaaaaaattaaacaaaaaatgttGGCTCTTAAACCTATACTCATAAACCACAAAAGAAACATTGTATATAACCTTTAATATCAATATCAATTTGATACTATATGACACACACGTGTAATAGAGTGAATATTAACAAAGCTATTAACAATTTTGATCATATTTATGTCTAATTATATTAACAATGCTTGCCCATTTCctttatctgtggtgatggagtggaaAATTCCAAACTTTGTGACAATATTTATGTAGAGAAACTTCCGACTTCGTTGGGCTGTGATGGTCGCTAATGGTTCCACATCAATCCATTTAGTAAAATAGTCAATCCCTACTATAAGATATTTTACTTGTCCTAGAGCTTGAGGAAATGGTCTGAGAAGATCGAGACCCTATTTCGCGAATGGCCATGGTGAGGTAATGCTAATGAGCTCTTTGGGAGGTACGacatggaagttggcatgcttctggcAAAGCGGACATTTTTTGACTAACTCAGTCGCTTCTCTTTGCAAGGTTGGCCAAAAGAAGTTAGCTTGGATCACCTTCTTGGCTAGTGACCGGACTCCTAATTGGTTCTCACATATGTTATTGTGTACTTCCTCTAGGACCTCTTTGGTGTTAGTGGTTGAGACACACTTTAATAGAGGTGTTGATATTGCTCTTTTGAATAGAATATTATGGATTAAGGTGTAATTTTGTGCTCCCTTATGAGTCTTcatgcttctttttcatcttcagaaattatatcaaatttaagGTAGTTGACTATGAGAGATTTCCAACATAAATTTTGGTTGAATATAGCCATTATGTCCGAGTTCTCGTCTCCTTTTGACACTGATGGTGggtggagagtttcctggatgaGACTTCTAATGTTGCCCCCTGGCTTGGTGCtggctaacttggagagggcatTTGCTCAGGTGTTGGATTTCCAAGCTATGTGTCGGACCTCTCTTTCTGAGAATTGTGTTAGTTGTTCTCGTGCTTCTTCTAGGTACTTCTTCATGTTGGGATCTTTAGTTTGATAAGTGCCATTAATTTGGAAAGTTACTATTTGGGAGTCACTAAACACTATCAACTTTTTTGCCCCAACTTCTTTAGCTAGCTTCAAGCCAGCAATCAAAATTTCATACTCTGCTTAGTTATTGGAAGCAGGAAACTCGAACCTTAGTGATAGTTTTATCCGAGTTCCTTGCTTATTTTCTAGGATGACACCTACTCCACTTCTAACTTTGTTGGATGATCCATCTATATATAAGCTCCAAGTTGTCGGACTTCCTTGTCTTTTAGTGTATTTGGCCACAAAGTCGGTGAGATAGTGAGACTTGATTGCTGTCTGAGCTTCATATCTCAAATCAAACTCGGACAATTCTACAGTCCATTGTAGCATCCTTCCTGCTATGTCCATCTTTTATAGAATATTCTTCATGGGTTGATTAGTTCGGACCTTTATAGTGTGAGCTTAGAAGTAAGGTCAGAGCCTACAGGAGGTGAGGATAAGAGCATATGGAAGTAGATAGGTTATTGTCCGTTCTCATCTTCTTCGATCAGGCCAAAGCTATGGCTCGGCTCGTCACTTCCAGGTAGAGGACGAGCTCTTCTCCCGCAATGGGTTAGGTAAGTATCGGGGGGTTGGCTCAGAAATGCTTTAAAATTTTGAAAGTTTTTCTCGCATTTCTGGATCCATTCAAATTGATTCCCTTTTTTTAGTATCGAATATAAAGGTAAAGACTTCAATGCTGATCCTGCTAGGAACCTGGATAATGCTGCCGACCTTATATTTACTTGTTGGACTTTTTTGAGATAAGTCGGACTCTTCATCTCTAATATTGTTGTGCATTTGTGTGGAATGACCTCTATGCCCCATTGGGtaagcatgaagcctaagaatttttTGGTCTCCACTGCGAAGGAATATTTTAAAGGATTTAATCtcattttatgttttttattgtgGAGAATACCTCGAAGAGGTCGGACAAAAGAGTGAAGTCGTCCTTCGTCTTGAcgagcatgtcgtccacatatactTCCATGAGTTTTCCTAGGTGGGAGGAAAATACCTTGTTCATCAATCGTTGATATATGGCTTTGGCATTCTTTAGTTCGAAAGGCATTACTACATAATAGTAGTTAGCCTTAGGAGTGATGAAAGAAGTCTTTTCTTGTTCTGATTTATACAtcagaatttggttgtatcccgagtatgaaTCCATAAAGGACAAATACTGATATCCTGAGGCCAAATCAACCAGGGCATTAATGCTTGAGAGAGGGTATGGATCCTTGGGGAAAGCTTGTTGAGGTCGGCGTAAtcgacacacatcctccatttttCATTCTGCTTTTCTACCAGAACTACGTTAGCCAGCCATAATGGATACTTTATCTCTCTTATGAATCTGACTTCCAATAGTGTCTGCACCTGTTCTTCCACAACCTGTGTCCTTTCGGGACCAAGTTTCCGATGCTTTTGCTAAACAGGTCTGGAACCTGGGTAGATGGCGAGTTTATAAGACATTAGGTTGGGATCTATACCAGATATATCGGAGGCTTTCTAGGAGAACAGGTCAAGGTTTCTTCGTAAGAAGCCAACGAGCTGTGATTTTAGACCCTCCTCTAGGTTGGTCCCTATACTCGTTGTCTTTTCGGCAAGATCCCGGATATGcaccttttctatcttttcttcagGTTGGGGACGTAGTTCTTCCCAAGTTCAAACACCGCTGAGTTCGATAGTGTTCACTTCTTTTCCGCTTGGGCTTCCTTTTAAATTAAGGCTTTCATTGTAACACTTTTGTGCCAACTTTTGATATCTCTTTATGGTGACAATTTCTTCTACAGTGAGAAACTTCACACACAAGTGAGGTGTAGAGACAACTGTTACTAGTCGATTTAAAGTGGCCCggcctattagggcattgtacaCTGACATGACGTCGACCATAATGTAGTCGACGCTTAACATCCCAGACTTCGTgccctttccaaaggtggtgtatAGAGAGATAAATCCAAGAGGTCGGATTGGCATATCCCCCAACCCGAAGAGGTTATCTAGGTACACCTTTATATCCTTTTCTTCTAGCCCGAGTTTGTCAAAAAACAGGCTTAAATAGTGTGTCTGTCGAACTCCCTTGGTCCACCATAATTCTAAGGAGATTTGCAATGGCGAGGATTACTGTTATCATTACTGGGTCCTCATGGCCAGGTGTCATCCGTTgagcatcttctttggtgaacgagATGGTTGGTAAATCGGAAATTTTGTTATCTTCCCTGACTTGGTATACTTCTTTAAAATGCCTTTTACGTGAGGATTTTGAGATTCTTTCTCTGACAaaccctccatttatcatatgtatGTGTCGTTCAAAAGTTTGCAGGGGCATTTGGTGCGTGAAATTAGAACtcacacaactgaaccggcaagtgcattgggtcgtccaagtaatacctcaggtgagtgagggtcgatcccacgaggattgttggattgagcaagcaatggttatcctgCAGGACTTAGTCAAGCGAATAGAAAAGGTAGTGGTTGTTTTAGGcgcatgaaacaaaataagaacgaAAGTAATACCGAATTGACGTAGAAC from Arachis ipaensis cultivar K30076 chromosome B02, Araip1.1, whole genome shotgun sequence harbors:
- the LOC107627017 gene encoding uncharacterized protein LOC107627017 translates to MASNESFLVLVHCRGSIKKKTQSKIKFTNEDPLSVCLKPSTSFTQFQNTILQKLELHGIKRVENLFYRIPIFVLHDDVKYDSFVIGNDKDLQVLFHCHRHFPEVRTHKLLVKLVDVVCSSGGSNQNPQSSRMPACSSSMLVGVSSAILVIVPKAVLVASPSFVTNLNCSPRGRIGKTEPLGEAAIAMPSTPIMVPVFREDGVPNGVEDVLHDDDDHMEPAMIADDSNDDIARTTPVVSGRTSNLGTHQYPPYFSTLDLDAMGQQGDPGVLVGFGAKDTQNTVTVSEFQVGHQFQDKEEIVLSVKTYSIRCGVEYKVLESDHRKYYVKCKEFCNRCTWLIRVSLRQHRGILEVKWYNSLHTCLGTSISSDHKILDYHVILAFILPMIRADAADSIKVLQNAPEAHIGFRLTYRRV